The uncultured Cohaesibacter sp. region GCAAAAGCAAGGCTCGCCTGTGGTGCGGTGAAATCAATGACACCGTCCGCTGCGTCCAGCGCTGCGTCCAGATCGCTGGTTATCGGAATATCAAGAGGCTGAAGGCCTGCCAATGTGCCAGCATCCATGCCGATGCATTCGGCCCCTTCCCGTTCCACGGCTCCTGCAACGCATACTCCCTGCTGTTCGGAAATAGCCGTAATGAGCGCACGGCCCATCCGTCCCTGTGCACCTACTACAACAAGCCGTAAGTCGGTCATAACGCAGTCCTTTGCGATTGCAAGAAAAACACGTTTGTTCTACGCATAAGGGAGCATCAAGGCAAGAACTGATTTTCAAACAGGCGGCGGAATTTGGGCTAGGTTTGGGCAAAAACCCTCCGCCCATGACGGACTCTATGCGGCAGGATGGAACCCTGTTTTGCTCCTTTAAAAAGAGGACCAAGCCATTCACTCGGTAAGAGATGTGGCTGTTCTCTTTTAAGAGAATCCGCTGTCAAATCCCCGAAGGTCTAAAGATGGGACCCAAGCTCACTGTCGCGACAAATCAATATGCATGATGCAGCGCGTCTCAACATTGGCACCCGCATCAATTTCCTTTCGCAGGATGGTCTTGAGTTCGGAATTTGCGCTTGCGGTGGGGAGAATGGAAAATCCAGCCGAGCGATAGAAAGAGCCATTCCAGCCGATGTCCGAGTAGGTCGTAAGCGTGACGCACGGAAAGCCTTTCTCGCGCGCATAAGTCAACACATGTTCAAGAAGCGACCGCCCTATTCCCCATCCCTGATCCTTTTTATGGACAGACAGCTCATACAGATGCAGCCCCTCGCCTAACGGAGCCGCAAAGGCAAATCCCGCTTTGACCATGCGTGGCTGATCTTGGGTCGCCTCGTTGTTTGCCTCTATCTCAGCAACAAAAACGGGATGCTTGTTGGCAAAATGCGTCTCATAGGTCTGAGCGGAAAGTGGCGATGCGAGCGCCAACTCCGAATAGGGTGACTTGTGAAAAAGAGAGGCCGCAGCCACTTCAATGGCCTGAAGCTCCGGTATGTCTGCCGCCAGAGCATACCGGATGGCTGGGAGCTTTCTACACATGCCCTATCGTATCAAGCGCGTTCAGAAAGCGCCGCCTCAATGTCAGCGACGATGCCGAGCGCCATGTCCTTGCGCTTTTCTGCTTCCAGAATCGGCCGTCCGACCACCAGATAGTCTGCCCCGGCTGCAATGGCCTTTTTCGGGGTCATGACGCGTTTCTGATCGCCTACATCAGTGCCTGCAGGGCGAATGCCCGGCGTAACGATGGCCATGTCCGGCCCGACGATGGAACGCATGGCATCAGCTTCCTGAGCAGAGCAGACAATGCCATCCATACCGGCAGCCCGGGCATCGGCGGCCCTTTTCGCAACCAGCTCGCCAGCCGTGAAACGATAGCCCGCTTCTTCAAGATCTGCATCATCCATGGATGTAAGCACCGTAACGCCCAGCAGGTTGAGTCCGCTTTCCCCCCTGCCAGCCACTGCGGACCTCATCGCCTTGGGATAGGCGTGAATGGTCAGGAACTTGGCGCCGAGCGTTGAAATGGACACAACACCCTTCTCGATGGTGTTGTCGATATCCAGCAGCTTGAGATCCATGAAGACATCCTTGCCCTCGCTGATCAATTCGCGAGCAAGATCAAATCCACCTGCATATCCAAGCTGATAGCCGATCTTGTAGAAAGAAACGCTATCACCAAGATCCGCAATAATGGTGCGAGCATCTTCGACGCTGGGGACATCAAGCGGGACAATGAGGCGGTCACGAGGAGAAAGAGACATCGGCGGCTGTTCCTTTTGGTTGCTCGAGCTAAGTCAAATTGGCAAAGGCTTATCACTTCACCTCGCAAGGGTCCAGCTTCTCATGCGGTCTTTTTGCGCGCGCCTTTGCTGTCAAACCCACTCTAGCGGTTTCTTGCGTTGCGCCATGTAAACCAGATTGCGCGCGCAGGCGCTCAGGAACATGGCATTCCTGTCATCCTTTAGGTTGCCTTTCTCATCAAAAGCTTCATGGGCTGCGCCGATACTGACCTGGTCGGGAATGGTCAATGCGCCCAAAGCCGTCAGAATATCGCGCAGATGAGCCAGAGAGCGCATGCCCCCCAGCTTCCCCGGCGACGCAGCACCGATGGCATAAACAGGTTTGGTAAAGGGATTTTGCTCTTTTGCAGGCACGCGTGAGAGCCAATCCAGCGTATTTTTCATCAAAGGCGGCACAGAGCCATTATGCTCCGGGCTGGCCAGAAAAACGCCATCATGAGAGGCGATCATTTTTGCCAGTTTGATAACGTTTTCCGGCAGGCCTTTTTCGGCTTCGTCTTCAATATCAAAAAGTGGCAGAGGATAATCGACGAGAGAAAGGTAGGTGACATCCATTTCCATCAGGCTGAGTTCCTTGGCCATGGCCCCTGCGAGGGTTTGGTTGAAGCTGCCCGAACGGGTGGAACCGGCAAAGCAAAGAAGACGGATTTGCTGCATGATAGAGCCTCTTGGTCATAGCAATCGCGTTATTTCAAATGTCACTTTTCCATGTAAGGCTGATTGGACGATTTTTGCAATCGCTCTTCTCAAGAGCCTCAATTCATGCAAGATATTTTGTTCATGTGCGTTACGGAAGTGATAAGGATCCATCATGTTACCCAAATATGAAACTGAGCGTCTTATCCTGCGAGAACGAAGTCTGGGCGATCTGGATGTTTGTGTTGCCATGGATCTGGACCCCGAGGTGGTCAAATATATCCGCCCGACACCACCGGAACCGGAACATCGGGTTTTTCTGCGCGAGAGCATTTCCCGTCAATTTGCCCAAGGGCTGGGCTTCTGGAGTATTTTTGAAAAGGCAGCGGAAGGGGCTGAGGGAGAGTTTATCGGCTGGGTTCTGCTTGTGCCCTTGGCTGGAGGCGGCCCCGAGGTGGAAATCGGCTACCGTTTTGTGCAGCGGGCCTGGGGAAAGGGCTATGCAACAGAAGCGGCCACAGTCATTCGCGATCATGCTTTCGAGGAAGCCGGTCTTGATGCGATTTGCGGTGTGACCGATCCGCACAATGCGGCCAGTCAGCATGTGTTGCAGAAGATCGGTCTAAGCCGAGAGGGCGATCGATTCGCCTATGGCGAAGTCCTTCCCTTCTTTCTTCTCACAAGAGAAAACTGGATAGCCAAAAATGCGGAGTGCGAGACGCGCGGCCAATCCTAGTTGACAGGGCGGCGATAGACCCAAACCCGAGCGGGTGGCAGATTGCCTAGAATCCAGCTGCTTGTCTCAACGGTGAAATCCCCTTCCCTTTCGGGCACCGGAGGCACCAGAGCATAGGAAAATTGAATGAAGGGGGCTCCCGGTTTCAGGGCATCAAGGCAAAGGGAAATCAAACGCTTGCGCATTGCTTTGGGCTTTGTGAAGAGCGGCAGGCTGGAAACCACGGCTGAAAGGGGTGCATCGATGTTCTGTTGCCGGATGGCAGCAAAATCATAAGCATCGCCCTCAATCACGTTCACGCCTGCAAAGCGATCCCGCAGCATGGAAACAAATTGGCTGGAATACTCAACCGCTAGAATATTGGCGGGTTCAACACCATGCTCCAGCACGGCATTGGTTACCACGCCGGTGCCCGGCCCCAACTCCAACACCAGCCCGGACTGATCCAGAGGAATATAGGACGCCATCTTGCGTGCAAGTGCGGGACTGGACGGAGCAACAGCGCCAATTTTAAGCGGATCGTCGAACCATCGCCTCAAAAAACGGATCTCGTCCGGAATATGGGCTTTCAGTGCGTGGTTTCGCAGTTGCTTGAGCATGGGATCCCCGAAAACAAAGCGTCCAAATCATTTCCCCGTGAAAAGCTTGGTGTAAGCTATGCGCGGGGGTGATGGTTTGTGCCAATAAAATCACGTCTATTATGCATGTAAGAGCAATTTGTGTCAGGTAAAAGGCCTTAACCAAATATGCTAATGATAATAGTGCAGCATCGGCGATGAATAAGGGAAAAGCCAGATACAAAAAAGGAGACACCCTTAAAAAGGGTATCTCCTCAAGCTTTGACAAGATCGGCTGAGGCTACTCGCTGATGCGCTCGATGAAATCCTTCACCTTTGCGAAAAAGCCTGTGCTGTCAGGATGATTGTCATCATTGGTAAGGGAATCAAATTCCTGAATCAGTTCCCGTTGGCGCTTGGTCAGCTTGCGTGGTGTTTCCACCTCGACCTGAATATACATATCGCCATATTGCTGGCTGCGCAGCACCGGCATGCCTTTGCCGCGCAGACGGAATTGCTTGCCGCTTTGCGTACCCTCAGGCACCCTCACCCGGGTTTTGCCGCCATCAACGGTGGGAACTTCAAATTGCCCGCCCAGAATGGCGGTCGTCATGGAAATTGGTACGCGGCAGAAAATGTCTGCTCCATCCCTCTGGAACAGGTCATGCGGCTTCTGCGTAAGGAAGATATAAAGATCGCCCGGAGGGCCGCCACGAACACCGGCTTCCCCTTCACCTGACAGGCGAATACGGG contains the following coding sequences:
- a CDS encoding methyltransferase domain-containing protein, giving the protein MLKQLRNHALKAHIPDEIRFLRRWFDDPLKIGAVAPSSPALARKMASYIPLDQSGLVLELGPGTGVVTNAVLEHGVEPANILAVEYSSQFVSMLRDRFAGVNVIEGDAYDFAAIRQQNIDAPLSAVVSSLPLFTKPKAMRKRLISLCLDALKPGAPFIQFSYALVPPVPEREGDFTVETSSWILGNLPPARVWVYRRPVN
- a CDS encoding GNAT family N-acetyltransferase produces the protein MLPKYETERLILRERSLGDLDVCVAMDLDPEVVKYIRPTPPEPEHRVFLRESISRQFAQGLGFWSIFEKAAEGAEGEFIGWVLLVPLAGGGPEVEIGYRFVQRAWGKGYATEAATVIRDHAFEEAGLDAICGVTDPHNAASQHVLQKIGLSREGDRFAYGEVLPFFLLTRENWIAKNAECETRGQS
- the pyrF gene encoding orotidine-5'-phosphate decarboxylase translates to MSLSPRDRLIVPLDVPSVEDARTIIADLGDSVSFYKIGYQLGYAGGFDLARELISEGKDVFMDLKLLDIDNTIEKGVVSISTLGAKFLTIHAYPKAMRSAVAGRGESGLNLLGVTVLTSMDDADLEEAGYRFTAGELVAKRAADARAAGMDGIVCSAQEADAMRSIVGPDMAIVTPGIRPAGTDVGDQKRVMTPKKAIAAGADYLVVGRPILEAEKRKDMALGIVADIEAALSERA
- a CDS encoding N-acetyltransferase translates to MCRKLPAIRYALAADIPELQAIEVAAASLFHKSPYSELALASPLSAQTYETHFANKHPVFVAEIEANNEATQDQPRMVKAGFAFAAPLGEGLHLYELSVHKKDQGWGIGRSLLEHVLTYAREKGFPCVTLTTYSDIGWNGSFYRSAGFSILPTASANSELKTILRKEIDAGANVETRCIMHIDLSRQ
- a CDS encoding NAD(P)H-dependent oxidoreductase — encoded protein: MQQIRLLCFAGSTRSGSFNQTLAGAMAKELSLMEMDVTYLSLVDYPLPLFDIEDEAEKGLPENVIKLAKMIASHDGVFLASPEHNGSVPPLMKNTLDWLSRVPAKEQNPFTKPVYAIGAASPGKLGGMRSLAHLRDILTALGALTIPDQVSIGAAHEAFDEKGNLKDDRNAMFLSACARNLVYMAQRKKPLEWV